The DNA sequence CATCGGTATCGCTGAAAGGCTCAGATGTCCGGTCAGTGTCTATGGACAGGACTTCTTCGCCACCCAGGAAAACGGGCGATTGGCCTATCAGGATGAAGATGAGCTGATTGATCTGCCGTTGCCGAAGCTCGCCGGCCGGCATCAGCAGGCCAATGCGGCGGCGGCAATTCGGGCGCTTAAAGCCGCCGGATTCAAGCTTGATGAAGCGGCCATCGCCAAAGGACTGGTCAATGTCTATTGGCCCGGGCGGCTGGAACGTCTCGCTGAAGGACGGCTTGCGGACTTCGCCATGGAAGGCGCAGAACTGTGGATCGATGGCGGTCACAATCCCGGCGCGGGACTGGTGATCGCCGAAGCCATGGCCAATCTCAACGACCGCGAGTCGCGGCCATTGTTCCTGATCTCCGGGATGATCAACACCAAGGATCCAGTGGGCTATTTCGAAGCCTTTGCTGGCATGGCCCGGCATGTCTACACCGTTCCTGTCCCGGCTTCGGAAGCCGGAATTGACCCCGAATTGCTGGCCAAGGCCGCCGGCGAGGCCGGGCTGACGGCTGAATCAGTCCCAAATGTCGAAACAGCAATTGCCGCTGTTTGCAGCAACTGGAATCAAAACGAACGGCCACCGCGGATTCTGATTGGCGGGTCGCTCTATCTGTTGGGTGACGTCCTCAAGCTCAACGGCACAGCGCCAATCTGAGCCGAACCCGGTCCTATTTGCGCAGCAAAAAACCCGCCCGGTTGCCCGGACGGGTTTTGTCATGCTGATACTTTGAGTTCAGGCAGCGCCCGAAATCCAGCTGGCCAGAGCGCTCTTCGGCGAGGCGCCAACCTTGATGTCGGCCACTGCGCCACCCTTGAACATCGCCAGCGTCGGGATCGAACGCACGCCGAATTGCGATGCAAGCTCCGGATTTTCGTCGATGTTGAGCTTGACGACCTTGATCTTGCCTTCCATCTCGTTGGAGATTTCCTCAAGGCTGGGGGCAATCATCTTGCATGGTCCGCACCATTCGGCCCAGAAATCGACAACCACCGGTACGGTCGATTCGAGCACTTCGCTCTGAAAATTGGCGTTGTCTACTTTAACGGTTGCCATGAATGGGCACTCCTTTGGTGAGTCTGTTGATGCAGCCAATGTGATGATTCGATCAGGTTTATTCAAGGCTTTTCCGACCCGCATCACCGGGTCGTGATTTCCAGGACCAAATCACGTGTTGAGCCGGGCCATTGCCTCGTCCAGCGCGTGCGCGGTTATTTCAATCAGCAATGGCCCGGACACATAAACCAGTGCAGCGTCAATTTGTCGTCCGGGATACAGCGGCGCCAAAAGCGCGCGATAAATAGCCAGTTGTGACACATGACTGGCGGGAGGACTCTCGCCCGGACGCGGCGCAAGACCGGTCTTGTAATCCACGACAAGCACCCGATCGCCATCCAGCGCTATGCGGTCGATCCGGCCCGAAACCGCGCGGTCCTCGCCACCGATCCGCAAGGTTCCCATCACCGAAACCTCGGCTTCGCCGGGCGCATCGAAAATCGGCGCGAAGCGGGGATCAGTGAGAACTGCGAGAATTTGGGTTTCCAGTGCCTGGGACACATCCGCCTGGTCCGCGGACAAGGCTCTTTCGAGATAACGGGCAAGCACGGTCTGACGTTGATCCGCAGCGACCGCAGGCAAGACCTGCAGCAGACGATGCACCATACTTCCGCGCTCGAGAGCTGCAGCCGAGCCGGATTGCCGATCAGCAAAGGGCGAGCGTGTGGCGATGCCGGCGCTTTCCTCGAGCACGGCACCGACACCCGATGGCGCCAAGGGCCGGGGCAGCCTGCGTGGTGGCGGCAGCGGTGCATCGGTAATGGTCAAGATGGTAGACTGCGGCGCGGCTGGTGTCGCTGATGGTTCGGCTGCAGGCGCGACCGAATCATCGCCGCGCGCCCGGCAAAGGCGGCGCGCCTCGAATGGTTCGCCGCCCGGATCATGCACGATATCGGAGACCAGATAGCCGGCTTCGTCTGCGGCGCTGTCAAAACCAGCGGCTGCCAACGAATGCCAGGTCGGGGTTTTCACCTCGCGAACACCACGGTAGCCACAGACAATCAGCCGGTCGGCAGCGCGTGTCAGCCCAACATAGAGCAACCGGCGATATTCCTCCTCGGCCTGTTCCCGCATCTTGTCCCGCATCGCAGCCGTCGCTTCATTTTCATAGGACTTGTCGGGCAACCAGACCGGGATTGAGGGCG is a window from the Hoeflea sp. IMCC20628 genome containing:
- a CDS encoding folylpolyglutamate synthase/dihydrofolate synthase family protein, coding for MALHPKGFDLSLGRITQLLERLGNPHQKLPPVIHIAGTNGKGSTSAFCRAILEAQGLKVHVHTSPHLVNWHERFRIGAEGGGHLVDDEVLADAVRRVADANQGEMITVFEILTAVMFVLFSEHPADAALIEVGLGGRFDATNVIAHPAVSVIMSISLDHQAYLGDRVELIAMEKAGIIKQRSPVVIGAQTEDTARDVVIGIAERLRCPVSVYGQDFFATQENGRLAYQDEDELIDLPLPKLAGRHQQANAAAAIRALKAAGFKLDEAAIAKGLVNVYWPGRLERLAEGRLADFAMEGAELWIDGGHNPGAGLVIAEAMANLNDRESRPLFLISGMINTKDPVGYFEAFAGMARHVYTVPVPASEAGIDPELLAKAAGEAGLTAESVPNVETAIAAVCSNWNQNERPPRILIGGSLYLLGDVLKLNGTAPI
- the trxA gene encoding thioredoxin: MATVKVDNANFQSEVLESTVPVVVDFWAEWCGPCKMIAPSLEEISNEMEGKIKVVKLNIDENPELASQFGVRSIPTLAMFKGGAVADIKVGASPKSALASWISGAA